From one Dermacentor variabilis isolate Ectoservices chromosome 3, ASM5094787v1, whole genome shotgun sequence genomic stretch:
- the LOC142574995 gene encoding organic cation/carnitine transporter 2-like, with translation MTGNERRALYGILETAIGMTTVSPVLRLMSLLKPHWNLAHAFLVVPTAMLVCWCYLLDESPCWLMATWRARSAERVVMLAAKTNGVDLNKARLTFKALREQLKKIESASAASSASDTFTMTTTFRRRAFAVVLCWFSVNFTYYGLLVRDVATEDLWLAVGTFLQAVLYAIVWRHLHSHGQRETFFIALGLLGIVMVFQVAVHFAGVTALFALANTVVVSMSAVTLSVNYCYTADVFPTVVRSLGLAISYAVGRLGVLAVGFLEELAYIRSETSANLLMTLLVLLSAVALQWLPEIFVEKRQADPSPTSLNPEQRKKNMQKSLTPGNTAAKQSCAGKRSRKARKVKSPLRSNASPPPEPKHKAADQDTVLKP, from the coding sequence ATGACTGGCAACGAGCGACGCGCCCTCTACGGAATCCTTGAAACGGCCATCGGTATGACGACCGTGTCACCTGTACTACGCTTGATGTCTCTGCTGAAACCACACTGGAACCTGGCGCACGCATTCCTCGTTGTGCCAACGGCCATGCTCGTGTGCTGGTGCTACCTGCTCGACGAGTCACCCTGCTGGCTTATGGCGACGTGGAGGGCGCGGTCTGCAGAGCGCGTCGTCATGTTGGCCGCCAAGACCAACGGCGTCGACCTCAACAAGGCTCGCCTCACATTCAAGGCTCTCAGGGAGCAGCTCAAGAAGATCGAGTCCGCGTCCGCCGcgtcgagtgccagcgacacctTTACCATGACGACTACGTTTCGCCGGCGCGCATTCGCGGTGGTTCTCTGCTGGTTTAGCGTTAACTTCACCTACTACGGCCTGCTAGTGCGTGACGTTGCCACTGAAGACTTGTGGTTAGCCGTGGGGACCTTCCTGCAGGCGGTGCTTTACGCCATCGTCTGGCGGCATCTGCACAGCCACGGGCAACGCGAGACCTTTTTCATTGCGCTCGGTCTCCTGGGGATCGTCATGGTATTCCAGGTGGCCGTTCATTTCGCCGGTGTCACTGCACTGTTCGCACTGGCCAACACTGTCGTAGTGAGTATGTCTGCCGTCACGCTCAGCGTGAACTACTGCTACACAGCCGATGTGTTTCCCACCGTCGTCAGGAGCTTGGGCTTGGCTATCTCCTATGCCGTTGGACGTCTCGGAGTGCTGGCAGTAGGCTTTCTGGAGGAGCTAGCCTACATCAGAAGCGAGACTTCCGCCAACCTGCTCATGACACTGCTGGTTCTCCTGAGCGCAGTGGCCCTCCAATGGCTGCCAGAAATTTTCGTGGAGAAGCGCCAGGCGGATCCATCCCCGACGAGCTTAAACCCAGAGCAGCGCAAGAAGAATATGCAGAAATCCCTTACGCCGGGGAACACTGCCGCCAAGCAGTCTTGCGCAGGGAAGCGTTCTCGCAAGGCACGCAAAGTCAAATCACCATTGCGGAGCAATGCCTCACCACCGCCAGAGCCCAAGCACAAGGCGGCAGACCAAGACACGGTGTTGAAGCCGTGA